The genomic window AAGTGGCTTACAGACTCGCTGAGAGGGCTGAGGAAACAGAATCCAGGTTGAACTTTCAGGAGCaacttctttatttaaatttttttttaattggagttcaatttcccaacatatagcataacacccagtgctcatcccaccaagtgcccccctcagtgcccatcacccaggtaccccaacccccccaatccacctccctttctgctaccttttattcatttcccagagttaggtgtctctcatgttttgtcaccctcactgatatttcccactcattttctctcctttccctttattccctttcactaatttttatattccccaaatgaatgagaccatataatgtttgtccttttccgattggcttatttcactcagcataaaaccctccagttccatccacgtcgaagcaaatggtgggtatttgtcatttctaatggctgaggaatattccattgtatacatagaccatagcttctttatccattcatcttttgatggacaccgaggattcatctttcgatggacactgaggtcaGGAGCAACTTCTAATGCCACCTCTCAGAACGGGGCCGCTAGGATAGCTGCTGTCTCTTCAATAATCTTGCAGTCAGGAAGCTGCCCCTTTAGAGCCACAACACTGCTGTTTCAAACAGGAAACCACCATAATCAGGAAGCCGCTACTGCTATCAGGTCTAGAACCACTGCGAATCTGCAACAGACCATGTCAGCAGAGTGGATGCTCCTGTCCCTATACCCAGACTCACCTACCAACCACCAACCAACCTAGTATCTGAACACTGGTACCTATGCAAGTGCACCTGTAGGAAAACCAAACACCTCCACAGCTGGGCTCACTGGCAGGGTGGACAAAAGTTTAAAATCTTGTCCATCTTGGACTAAATTCTTCTAGAACTCAAGCTACAAGGGATTAGAAAAGTATGTTTTGAGCCTTCCAACTTCTGGAGCAGGGAAAGTCACACTAGAACAGCACTTTGCAGACTGTGGGCTATGACTCATTTTTATGACAGCATCGTAAAAATCAATTCAGGTGGtcacaacaaaaatatttttcttagtcaCAAGTAGTATTACTTAATGTAACGTAACCTTTGTCCTAGGgttttgtgtgtgagtgtgtgtgtgtgtgtgtgtgtgtgagcgcgTGTACACATCTTTGCAAAGTAAACCATTTCTTCTTTTGAGccacagtaaaaacaaaacaaaacaaaacaaaccttgaAAGTCACTACACTAGATGTGGAGCGAGCGCCAATCTTCTATTGTGAGGTTACAGAAAGAACTAATGGGCAGAGCCCACTGACTCCTGAATATATGGGGCTGAATTTTAGGAGCAGTTAAAGCTGGAGATATAGATTATGCAGTCATTGGCAAGAAGATGCCATTGAAGCCCGGGGAAGTTGATTAAGCCATCCAGGGAGACAGCATGGAGTGTGAAGAGAAAGAGGTCAGGGATGGACACCAAGAAATACAGACATTTGGAGAATTTTCCTTCTGGGCTTGTGCTCATCCTTCTTGCATTCtggtatttttcatttactctCCAGAGAGAGAACTGGATCCAGGGAAGCCACAGAACGCTTTGGAAAGGTGTGTTTCAAATCCCACGTCAGTCCGAGCTGAGTGTGTAGCAGCCTGAGAGAGCTGTGGGGCCTACCGTGCTGGATCATAAACCAGCACCTGGCATGAGGGCCTGACACCACACCGACACTCAGGCCTTGTGTGTGGAATGGATGTTCAGAGCAAAGAAGTTctaggaaagatggaaagagcttttttagatttcaaagcTCCAGCTCATGAGCTGCGACCACAGAGGGGTCTAACCTCACTAGCAAAGGATGACTCAGGAGTGTTAGGGTACAAGGtataattttcaaagaatatttctgtTATATAGAAAAGTGGCAACAAGGAGCGGGAGCTGTATAGGAAGATATGCTCGTTGCAGCAAAATTGGGAAGTAAACTTAATGTTCATCGATAGGAGCATGGGCAATGTGGTGTATTCAAACAATGAAATGGGATACAGCAGGCAAAAGAGTGAGCTAGATCTGTAGCCtgtataaatctcaaaaaaaattacatgaaaaatttAGTCACAAAATGTGATATTAAGTATgatattatctatttaaaaattcattcattaaaatatttaaagccgggaaccctgggtggcacagcggtttagcgcctgcctttggcccagggcgcgatcctggagtcccgggatcgagtcccacgtcgggctccctgcgcggagcctgcttctccctctgcctgtgtctctgcctctctctctctctctgtgtgactatcataaataaataaaaatttaaaaaaatatatttaaagccacACAAAACTGCACTATATATTCTTATGAGGAAACaagtataaaattatgtaaatgaaGGGGCTGGGCAAACTTTGGGGCAGTGGCTTTCTCTggggaaggtaggaaggaaatgGATGGAGGAGTGAGGCTTTGCTTTATCTGTggtgttgcatttttttttaaaagaagcagaagcaaatatgacaaaatattaatagttttaaGTAAGCGGGTGAGGCATgggagaaatattattttctgttcttctcataattaaaaataaatccaagtgtACATATGTTTTGCAACGCCCAGAGCAAGAGCCAAGCTTCTTTCCCTGACTGCAGGTTAAGCAGATGACGTGAAACAATTACTAGAAGAaagtggacacacacacacacacacacgtgcatatacacacatataacacacacgtatatgtataatacatatgtgtgtgcatccgcatatatatatacataaacacatatatacacatatacacgcATATATGCATAACTTCAGATCAAAACaataagcttttaatttttaaattatttattcagtttcTGAGAGGTTGAACCTTTATGTATGGGACCCTGGCCTTTTTGATTTGACCGTGTACTGAATCTGGAGACTATCTGTGTCTCACATTCGAATGATAATCCTGGAGGATCTGAGTGGGGGCAACGAAGAACAGAGGAAATCCCTGAATGCTGGGACCACCCCATTGCTGGGCTGCAAAGATGGGAACCAAGGAATTACAGAAAGGCTACAGGATGAGAGCAGTAAAGCCTGGTGGGAAATCCTGGGCTCCACTGCtagctcaaatcccagctctgctactaaCAATCGTGAGGACTTGACAAGTCTCTGCCCACTCTTGGGCTTGCATTCAAACACTGGCTTAGCTTATCAATCAGGATCTTTCCAGAGATGACACGGACTGACTTCTCAATCCTCTTAATGTAAGTGCCAGAATAATCAGTGGTATTCCAGGGGCTTTGAAAGGCTCTCCTGTTAGGTAAATTCTGCCCAAATTCCCTCAGCATTTCCTCCCTTTAGAGCCTGTTCCTATCAACCCTCTTGGGGGTGCTGGGACCTCCCCGGAGCCAACCTTTGTGTGACTGGGGAATTCTGAGAGGGAATAGGGTAGGTTAAGGAGGCATCAGTGGATGATAGACAGATGGGGCGAAGAAAAAGTTACTAAATGTGGAGAAAGAAAGTCTTATGAATTCCCCAAGGGAAGGAACATATTTAGTCTACACTGACTTGTTTCATATCAACGTACACATTGCCCTTTCTACACTTTCTGCAAGTATAccgtgggatgtgtgtgtgtgtgtgtgtgtgtgtgtgtgtgtgaactccAGGTTTTTGTCCCAGGGGCCATATGTATTGGGTACCTTAGTTCCCagttagaaaaattatttattttacttgcgTAAATGCAATCACATTCCCAGGGGCTGGTCAATCCTCAGGGAGTAACAGAACCTGGTTTCCAGCTTATCCACTCCCTATTATTTTCAGTTGAGTTACTAGCGATTATTCTCTTTTACTTGTTTGTCTGGCTATGAGGCTCCTTTAAATGCTGTGCCCCCTGTGTCTTCAGCTATTGGCTTTCAGAGTGTTGTTTGACAGAGACTGAGAGTAGGAACCACTCAAGAATAAAAGTCAGGTGCCTCTGCTCAGAGAAGTGATGGAATCTTTCTCAAATTTGAGTATGAGACAGTAGAAAATTTGCTTAGTGTACACAAGCTTAGATTGCAGATACCTTTTCAAGAATGCATGAGTTGGCTTAAGCAAGGTTCATTTGTCCTTCAGCGTTAGGGTATAACTCAAATGCCAGCGCTCCCTTACTTGTTAGTTTGGGGTCCTCAAAACCTGTTTCTGTGTTTACTATATACTTAGTTTGCTGAATTGAACACTTCTTCCAATGCCCGCTCCTCCCAAAGAATCTAGTCATAGAAAGCATTAGGAGAAATGTAGACTTTACTGAATATTTCATAGAGGAGACCTCGGAGGAGGTTGACATAGCACACTGCTCAGCAAATGACTTCAATTTTTCCCCTcgttattttattttcccaagtcCTTCTCATCCATACCAacactgctgttttttttcttttcttcttttaaattttttatagtcTTTCTCTGACAAACCTTCCTGATttcctacatttttcttttccctcctccttttttgagaaaaaatgcaaattttattccCTTCTTCTGCATGGCAGTTGAGGGTCCCTTTTGCTTCTGAAGTATAAACTCTGGAGCTTTATACTTCAAGGGCAATGGTCCTTTTATACAGGTAAGGTGCTCCTTTGTAAAAGGACAGATGTCAAGGCAGGTTGGTGTAGCTAGAGAAATCTCATGGCTACCCAAGTCAGGAGAGGAGGTTTCCATTGCTCAGAAGTCTTCACCATTTGCAGGGTCATCATCATTTATCAACAACATTTTGGGGCCTTAATAACCCTCCACAGAAATGATTTCCTGAGAGACATTTgaagcagggagcagagagagatcaTGTGAGAAATGAAAGTAGCTGATCCCTGACCAAATGGCCGCATTACCATGACCACTGCACTACCATCAGCATGCTGATGGAGTGCTTGCTGAATGCACAGCCCTTCCCTACAGGAAATGAAAGCTGTCTGTTGTTGATGTATTGTCAGTCTGAACTTGAATGGAGTCAAGCCTGGTCAGATGGTTTTCCAAATACCAGGAGGCTTTTTAGATTTTGGATGATCAGTTGGACAGTcctttcttttatacattttagaacCCACAGTTCACATCCCACCGTTTACACTGAACCTCATCCCCAAATTCTGACTCTGTTGAGGTGACATGCAGCCAGATCCTAACATATCATTGGATTTACACTGGAGTGAGTTGAGGGCCTTTCCTTTGGTTGGGGGCTTCTAGAACACCACTTGGAATCTTAGTTGGCAGATCTGGGGTGAAAGATCCTGGTCTTCTGAGTTGGAAGAGATTTTGGAGAGATTCAAATCCAGCCCCTTCATTTTTTTAGTTATGGATCCAGAGTtccagggaggggaaaggagtaGCTCCAGGTTGTACAGTGAGTTAGTGGATGGGCCAGGGGATAAATCCATCCCTTCTGATACCCATGTGGGGCTTTTCCCACCATACTGCCTTGCTTCTCTGCCTTCTATTTGAAAGACATTTCActcaaaactgtttttttttttttttaaaccctggaCCCGTATCTTCccaagagacagaggagaagcataTTATTTAATACCCATTGTGGTTTCAGTCTTGgtctagagttttctttttccccaagtGTTTGGATGGATGAAGTACTGTATGGCAGAGAGTTGCTTTCTTCCTGAAGGCCAGAAGAAATGGTTCAGTCTGAACTACTATATAAGAAGATAGACAACACATTCTCAAGAGGAAAGGTGTTTGTATCCACATACTGGAATTTATCCACCTTGACTGATATGGTGCTGTTGACCTGGAGGTGCTCCAGCAAGAACTGAGAGAGATTTTGGTATATGTTCTTGGTTTGCGCTCCAGACTCACACACTGTAACCAGCGTCTGCTTTTTGACATCTTTGTTGATGAGAAGCTCCAACTTCAGGTCAACAGAATGTTCTGGGCATTTTACTAGAAATTGCAGTTGGCAAATGATGACATACCAACCTGGGAACTGGATTACCAGATTCCCATCCTGATATCTGACTCCACGGACAATACCATCTTTGTTCCAAGATAACTTGGATTTGTTTATATGCTTGGACACTGGGGAGAGAAGGACAAAAAGACAGAATTATTGGACATATTTCAGGTGCAGATTGcaaaatgtgaaatttttattCAAGGTTTCCCACTCGAGATCTGTATTTTCTATAACATTGCCTGATATTCCAACCATCTGGAATATCTTCCATATTACTCATTCTAGGTGCTGCTTAATATTCAAGGCACAGGTGCAAAACCacccctcttctttttctctaatgCTTAAAGCTGGAGGGCCAGAGCACACATGGTAATGGACCGCTACCTCGTATAGAATCATTTTCTACTTATGTGTTACCTTATAGTATTCtgttattgttataattattctatttcccTTTTCAGACCATGAGCTCCTGGACTATAGTCCCCACAAGTTCtggaccattcattcattcattcattcaatcattcaatcAAAGCTTTATCACTAAGGGATTGCTCTTTGGTAGACATTGCATAAAGTATCCgaaatatggtatttatttagttttattcaattaataaccaaattaggCATTAAGATGTGCAGGAGAATCTGTTGATTTTCACATGAAGATGGATCCTTTAACAATTTcttgtctcaatttttaaatgtctttctctcttcaaaaGGGCAGCCAGGCATAACTGTACAAGTGTACACTAAGGGGCTCTTCCCAGCTGGGATTTTTAGAGAAGCAGAGGATTGGCCGACCCTGTGAGCCGACATGTTCCTGTGGAAAGCCAAGTCTCTCTGAGTCCTAACAAGTGAAAATCAGCACTGATTAGTCAGGGTGCCTTTCAGAACTGGAAAGCTGGCCTTCGTTTTAATTGCTTCCATGCCTTCTCTTTAAACCTCATTGCAATTCAATTGAAGAGAGAGAACTAATCTAGCagcaaaattgaatttttaaaatgggcagaatgGCTATTCAGAGAATCTTGGCCATCCTCTCCATATCTCGGCTTTCCCAGTGTAAGTGCCTTGTATTGTTTCCTTTATAAGGGGCCTCTTACCTGAAGCAGACTGCAATATGCAAATAGGCCGCGTGCAAGCACGGTCATTAAGCTGTCAATCTGGGGACAAGgcaattttatgttttccttgtgAATAActggacagaggcagagaccaagagcctgcttctctttcatgAGGAAAAGCAGACTTGCTTTTCCTTGGCCCCAGATTTGTAGGTGACTGAATAGAGAGGGTGCTTGGGGATCAGACACAAATGCCTTCAGAGGCCAGGTTGGCAACACAAAAGAGTGAAGAAGGCTGAGAGGGGAGAGGTCTTGTGGCTTCCTCCCCTTTCCTACTAAGGTCttgaaattcaaattataaaaaatatgcatGCAGGCTACAGACCACATCTGCAGGTCATATTTGGCCATGGGCTTCTACTCGTGATCTCTGGCTTGGAAGCTTCAGAAGGGCCATAGGAAGTGGCCCTCATATGGCTAGAGTTTCTGGATTCAGTTACTGACCTTGGAGGTAGGCCCATGACTTCTTGAATGGAGCCTTTTCCAGTATACATGAGATGTCCTCTGAGCaattccctaaaaaaaaaaaaaaaaaaaaaaaaggaggccacACATTAAATGTCTTTCTCTGCTCTGGGGACTTGGAGACACCAGATCTTTTTCCATGACTCTTTGATGGAGGCAGTTAGTGTGTTCTGTTTCCATTTGGGGGCCTAAAAGGAAGCctgtttatttctcattttgccaTCAAGTACTTTAGGATTCTTTAAATTAGTTACTTCCACTTGGCTTTTATAAAAGAGTAGAAGTTGGGGGAAGAAAACCAAATATGACCTGAGTGCCCATATGTGCCAGGTGCCCTTCTTGTTCCTTTATCTACTTCACTTAATCCTTGCAGCAACTCTATGAGAATGGTATTAAGTTCCTTTTACAGGTGGAAAGAAGCCTGGGGACCAGACAGATTAAGTATATTGTCCCACATCACTCAGCCAGGCAGTGGTGCTCAGAATGATAGTACTAATAGTAATTACTGCTATCTTCCCTTTGAGAGTGCACCAGATACTAATATGTGCACTTTTACATATTTCTGCTGATCTAGTTCTCTGAATAACTGATGCCTAGATAGAGTCAATGATACGAGGTCAAGCAAGTTGGTGGTAACGTTGAGATTCACCCCCATGTCTATCTGATTCCAGGCACCAGTTTTCCTCCACAAAGCCATTCACTGGACAGTGGAGATAAATACATTCCTGTGCTCAATTTTAAGAGGATATAGGATTATAGAGATCTAAGCAGGAAGGCTGCTATCTGGAGCTTCCTTGGCAGGGGAAAAAGACAGTGTTTATGTCATTATGGTATTTacgaaataaaaatatttttaatatattcaccgGTGATGCTGGCTTAGCAGCttcttattataaaaacaattttatatgcGAAGAACCAAGTTATACATTTCCTGTAGTGACTCATGAATTCAACTTACTCTGGGTAAATTCCTTCTTCTCTTTGGATGTTGGTTTCCTATCTATAAAACTGGGAGATCTCTTTGATGATGGCATCAGAGTGACCGTTCAATCCATCCATCAGAGTCTAGGCAGCCATGGGCCTGTTCAGTTGAAGCAGCCACACTCTGATGTGTTTGCTCACTGGATCTCTGAGGGGTATCTGTTGGGCTCACGATATCCCCCCGTTTGCCTGTCTGCTCCAGGCTTGAGGAAATGCCTCCTGGCCTTCCTCACTTCCCCGTGGAGCCTTGAAGAGGTTGGAAGTTAAGTGAACAGTTCCCTCTGCTGTCTGAACAAGCTCACTGCTCGCAGCAACCCCTGCAGAACCAGGGGGCAGTTTTCATCCTTGTCTGCCCTCAACCCATAAAGATGCTCTGGCCCAAAGGTCTCCTTGGTGATGAGGGCTGGTAGGCCAGCTGCCATTCTTTTGATCCCATCTCTTTACCTGGCATTCTTGTCCTGCCTGTTTCAGCCACAGCCCTCACTCTTGAGGTGTTAGAATCAGTTACAACATGAGGGCTGCTTATTTTCTAATGCACTGTGAGTGCTGT from Canis lupus familiaris isolate Mischka breed German Shepherd chromosome 11, alternate assembly UU_Cfam_GSD_1.0, whole genome shotgun sequence includes these protein-coding regions:
- the TNFSF8 gene encoding tumor necrosis factor ligand superfamily member 8, with product MDPGLQQALNRMAPSQDTAMHVPAGSVASHLGTTSRGYFYFTTTALALCLIFAVATIMMLVVQKTDSIPNPPGKFPLKGGNCSEDISCILEKAPFKKSWAYLQVSKHINKSKLSWNKDGIVRGVRYQDGNLVIQFPGWYVIICQLQFLVKCPEHSVDLKLELLINKDVKKQTLVTVCESGAQTKNIYQNLSQFLLEHLQVNSTISVKVDKFQYVDTNTFPLENVLSIFLYSSSD